A window from Lepus europaeus isolate LE1 chromosome 20, mLepTim1.pri, whole genome shotgun sequence encodes these proteins:
- the LOC133750038 gene encoding olfactory receptor 7E178-like: MGFSEDPELQPFLFGLFLSMYLVTVLGNLLIILAVSSDSHLHSPMYFFLCNLSLADMGFTSTTVPKMIVDIHTRSTAISYVGCLTQMSLFLICGCMDDLILTVMAYDRFVAICHPLHYQVIMNPGRCGFLVLVSFVFSVSDSLLHSLMVLQVTCFKDVEISSFFCDPSQLLSLACSDSFTNDIVRYLAGVIYGFLPILGILFSYYKIVSSILRVPSPGGRYRAFSTCGSHLSVVCLFYGTAIGVYFSSAFSVSPGKGALASVVYTVVTPMLNPFIYSLRNRDIKRALWRLLRKTGSSQSLRHASGLLVGTAAKRSN; encoded by the coding sequence ATGGGCTTCTCAGAGGATCCAGAACTGCAGCCCTTCCTCTTTGGGCTGTTCCTGTCCATGTACCTGGTCACAGTGCTCGGGAACCTGCTCATCATCCTGGCTGTCAGCTCagactcccacctccactcccccaTGTACTTTTTCCTCTGCAACCTGTCCTTGGCTGACATGGGTTTCACCTCCACCACGGTTCCCAAGATGATTGTGGACATCCACACTCGCAGCACAGCCATCTCTTACGTGGGCTGCCTGACacagatgtctctctttctcatctgtgGATGCATGGATGATTTGATTCTGACCGTGATGGCCTATGACCGGTTTGTCGCCATCTGTCACCCCCTGCATTACCAGGTCATCATGAATCCTGGCCGCTGTGGCTTCTTAGTTTTAGTATCTTTTGTGTTCAGCGTTTCGGATTCCCTGCTGCATAGTTTGATGGTCTTGCAAGTTACCTGCTTCAAGGATGTTGAAATTTCTAGTTTCTTCTGTGACCCTTCTCAACTTCTCAGTCTTGCCTGCTCTGACTCCTTCACCAATGACATAGTCAGGTATCTTGCTGGTGTCATATATGGTTTTCTTCCTATCTTAGGGATCCTCTTCTCCTACTATAAAATTGTTTCCTCTATTCTGAGAGTGCCATCACCAGGTGGGAGGTACAGagccttctccacctgtggctctcacCTGTCAgttgtttgcttattttatgGAACAGCCATTGGAGTGTATTTCAGCTCAGCTTTCTCGGTTTCTCCTGGAAAGGGTGCCTTGGCCTCAGTGGTGTACACTGTGGTCACCCCCATGCTCAACCCCTTTatctacagcctgaggaacaGGGACATCAAGAGGGCCCTATGGAGGCTCCTCAGGAAAACAGGCTCATCTCAGTCCCTGCGCCACGCGTCTGGACTCTTGgtgggaactgcagcaaaaaGAAGCAACTAG